A window from Manduca sexta isolate Smith_Timp_Sample1 chromosome 24, JHU_Msex_v1.0, whole genome shotgun sequence encodes these proteins:
- the LOC115447670 gene encoding rRNA-processing protein FCF1 homolog, producing the protein MGKAKKARKIAERKFAKMKKMINLNDPRIKPVDRVQLRKKNKIDPHEMKIREAPQASSALFFQYNMQLGPPYHILVDTNFINFSIKNKLDIVQNMMDCLYAKCVPYITDCVLAELEKLGRKYRVALRIVKDPRFERITCLHKGTYADDCLVQRVTQHKCYIVATNDKDLKRRIRKIPGVPIMYVAQHKYTIERMPDAYGAPKGAI; encoded by the exons ATG gggAAAGCAAAGAAGGCACGGAAAATAGCGGAGAGGAAATTTGCTAAAATGAAGAAAATGATAAATCTAAATGATCCAAGGATAAAACCAGTTGATAGGGTACAGCTtagaaaaaagaacaaaatcGATCCTCACGAGATGAAGATTCGGGAAGCACCACAAGCCAGCTCTGCTTTATTCTTTCAATATAACATGCAACTGGGGCCGCCATATCATATCTTAGTCGACACAAATTTCATTAACTtttcaatcaaaaataaattagatattgTGCAAAATATGATGGACTGTCTGTATGCCAAATGTGTACCGTACATTACTGACTGCGTTTTGGCTGAATTAGAAAAATTAGGGCGAAAATATAGGGTGGCTTTGAGAATCGTTAAGGATCCGAGGTTTGAAAGGATTACATGCCTTCACAAAGGAACTTATGCTGATGATTGTTTAGTACAGAGAGTTACGCAacataaatgttatattgtgGCTACTAatgataaagatttaaaaagaaGGATACGAAAGATTCCAGGTGTACCAATAATGTATGTTGCTCAACATAAATATACTATTGAGAGAATGCCTGATGCATATGGTGCTCCAAAAGGAGCTATttag